A genome region from Acaryochloris thomasi RCC1774 includes the following:
- the fldA gene encoding flavodoxin FldA, producing MTQVGLFFGTTTGKTANIAEMIQDGLGGADVVSVAEIHEVEENSELLAYDCLIIGCPTWDIGELQSDWDTFFPNLDSIDFSGKKVAYFGTGDQIGYADNFMDAMGILEAKISEKGGATVGQTSTEGYEYESSKAVKDGQFCGLAIDEDNQDDFTDERVSAWITQLKSEFGL from the coding sequence ATGACACAGGTTGGTTTATTTTTCGGTACCACCACTGGCAAAACAGCGAACATCGCCGAGATGATTCAAGACGGTCTGGGGGGCGCAGATGTCGTTTCCGTGGCTGAAATTCATGAAGTCGAAGAAAACAGCGAGCTGCTGGCCTATGACTGCTTGATTATTGGCTGCCCCACCTGGGATATTGGCGAGCTGCAGAGTGACTGGGATACGTTTTTCCCGAATCTAGACAGCATTGATTTCAGCGGTAAAAAAGTGGCCTACTTCGGTACGGGAGACCAAATTGGTTATGCCGATAACTTTATGGACGCAATGGGAATCTTGGAAGCCAAAATCAGCGAAAAGGGCGGTGCGACTGTCGGACAAACCTCTACAGAGGGCTATGAATATGAGAGTTCTAAGGCAGTGAAAGACGGTCAGTTCTGCGGTTTAGCGATTGATGAAGACAATCAAGATGACTTTACTGATGAGCGTGTTTCCGCTTGGATTACGCAACTGAAGTCAGAATTCGGCCTTTGA
- a CDS encoding Dps family protein, giving the protein MPETSTIRQPFDQVSDNAVALGAEITVPVCEGMNLALASFQALYLQYQKHHFVIEGTEFYQLHQFFDESRAAVQGYTHELGERLNGLGGVPVASLSKIAELSCVEIEADGCFDARTMVEHDLAAEKNVIGLLRSQASQSESLGDRATRYLYEKMLLETEERAFHLDHFLANDSLTLGLS; this is encoded by the coding sequence ATGCCTGAGACGTCTACGATCCGCCAGCCTTTTGATCAAGTGAGTGACAATGCGGTCGCTCTAGGCGCAGAAATTACGGTCCCTGTTTGTGAGGGGATGAACCTGGCACTGGCGAGCTTTCAGGCGCTTTACCTGCAGTATCAGAAACATCACTTTGTGATTGAAGGGACGGAATTCTACCAGCTTCATCAGTTCTTCGACGAGAGCCGCGCGGCGGTGCAGGGCTATACCCATGAGTTGGGAGAGCGTTTGAATGGGTTAGGTGGCGTTCCGGTTGCCAGCTTGAGCAAGATCGCTGAGCTGTCCTGCGTCGAAATTGAGGCAGATGGTTGCTTTGATGCCCGCACGATGGTGGAGCATGATTTGGCCGCAGAGAAAAACGTGATTGGGCTGTTGCGATCTCAAGCTTCTCAGTCCGAAAGCTTAGGCGATCGAGCCACCCGCTATCTCTACGAAAAAATGCTGCTAGAGACCGAAGAGAGAGCTTTCCATTTAGACCACTTCCTTGCCAACGATAGTCTCACCTTGGGCTTGAGTTAG
- a CDS encoding Asr1405/Asl0597 family protein, which yields MHSSHTSLKPGHQIVRVPSCDRRQVQRRLQELSINAWCSTDGYLRVEVKDHVESAQIWSVVQQFIAPRTELVGWLEQCWL from the coding sequence ATGCATTCATCTCACACTTCACTAAAGCCAGGACATCAGATTGTAAGAGTGCCGAGTTGCGATCGCAGGCAAGTGCAGCGGCGATTACAGGAGCTATCGATTAATGCCTGGTGCTCCACCGATGGATATTTACGCGTCGAGGTCAAAGATCATGTGGAATCGGCTCAAATTTGGAGCGTTGTCCAGCAGTTTATCGCTCCCCGTACCGAGCTGGTGGGCTGGCTGGAACAGTGCTGGCTTTGA
- a CDS encoding alpha/beta fold hydrolase — translation MSSICEALWVNTSASLQRFDQPLLKCLAGHIGVAHWAYRQTPDEASDLDVPVQLLHEYLQEQDRPLHLIGHGTGGLVALLVARQFPEYVRSLTLLSVGAQASLDWIAHYYFHLKFLGCRREQIFYQLITDLFGRQNPAGHQYLGKILQQALATSPSPNSMIQTANVPRNGVPVPFLACGGHDDVVVDPHEIEGWRGWLKDCDRIYHCPHGRHFFHGTHPQLVSQQVLEFWNQVNLQTTPSWFEISPAFAINCRL, via the coding sequence ATGTCCTCCATTTGTGAAGCCCTTTGGGTGAATACCAGCGCCAGTCTCCAGCGCTTTGATCAGCCTTTACTAAAGTGCTTGGCTGGCCATATTGGGGTTGCCCATTGGGCCTATCGACAAACGCCTGATGAAGCCAGTGATCTAGATGTTCCAGTCCAGCTTTTGCATGAGTACTTGCAGGAGCAAGATCGCCCGCTCCATCTAATCGGCCACGGTACCGGTGGACTTGTCGCTCTGTTAGTGGCGCGCCAGTTCCCGGAGTATGTGCGATCGCTCACGTTATTGAGTGTGGGTGCCCAAGCCAGTCTGGACTGGATCGCTCACTACTATTTTCATCTCAAGTTCTTGGGCTGTCGTCGAGAGCAAATCTTTTATCAGCTGATCACTGATCTATTTGGTCGCCAGAATCCCGCTGGGCATCAATATCTGGGTAAGATTCTGCAACAGGCATTAGCGACCTCGCCATCCCCTAATTCAATGATCCAGACGGCAAACGTTCCTAGGAATGGAGTGCCCGTGCCGTTTTTGGCCTGTGGAGGCCATGATGATGTGGTTGTCGATCCCCATGAAATTGAAGGTTGGCGAGGGTGGTTAAAGGACTGCGATCGCATCTACCACTGCCCCCACGGTCGGCATTTTTTCCATGGAACGCATCCTCAGCTTGTGAGCCAACAAGTCCTGGAGTTTTGGAATCAGGTGAATTTGCAAACGACCCCATCCTGGTTCGAGATCTCACCGGCCTTTGCGATTAACTGCAGGCTTTAG
- a CDS encoding Crp/Fnr family transcriptional regulator: MPTPQLRSNLTYLSPVHISQHCFKRRSFIPTLPHQLWQIEQGFVRTLTWDENGNVSTLGIWGPGDVVGLPLTQVEPYYAVCLGPVEAKLLANRCHWSMEAMLCHIQQTEALLQITRGKRICDRLQQLLIWLAQRFGYQTEQGQVTELQITHQEIAETLGTSRVTITRLLKVLEQEGFMRRSRKRYLLLHRPNTRYPRDLKPIV, from the coding sequence ATGCCGACTCCACAACTGCGCAGCAACCTCACCTACCTCAGTCCGGTTCATATCAGCCAACACTGCTTTAAACGACGGAGTTTTATACCAACGCTGCCCCATCAGCTTTGGCAAATTGAACAGGGCTTTGTTCGCACCCTCACCTGGGATGAAAATGGTAACGTTTCTACACTGGGGATTTGGGGGCCTGGAGATGTGGTGGGACTGCCGCTGACGCAGGTGGAACCCTATTATGCTGTTTGCCTTGGCCCCGTTGAAGCCAAGCTGCTGGCCAACCGCTGCCACTGGTCGATGGAGGCGATGCTCTGCCATATTCAGCAAACAGAGGCGTTGCTCCAGATCACGCGCGGGAAAAGGATTTGCGATCGCCTCCAGCAGCTTTTAATCTGGCTTGCTCAACGATTCGGCTATCAGACCGAGCAGGGACAGGTCACTGAACTCCAGATCACCCATCAAGAAATTGCCGAGACCCTCGGAACCTCTCGGGTCACAATCACTCGACTCTTGAAAGTGTTGGAACAAGAAGGCTTTATGCGACGTTCCAGGAAGCGATATCTGCTTCTACATCGGCCTAACACTAGGTATCCTAGAGACTTAAAGCCCATTGTATAA